The DNA segment ttgaattcagtAACTCTCAGTCGTGCTAGTTCGGTTGATTAAGATAGTTTGTTCCATCAATAGCTCGACCACTTTAATCAAAGGaagaacaatttttaaaaacaatttataattacatCAATAATCCTAATCTAATTAAAATGAGCTTTTGCAGAATTGTGTATGcaattacaatattaattataatgaatTTTAGCATAATTGTTTGGTCAAGTAATTCTGATGAAACTAAATGTAATTGCTTACATCTCTATGAATGTGAAGAAGCACTTAGAGTTATACGCTtcgaaaaaaatcaaagcCGCTTACGGCCTTGCGCTTTGCCAGATGAAGACTACTATTGTTGCCCGAGTCGTCGACAAGACACAATCTCAGAAACAAGTAAGTTTGTAACTTGCAAATCCAATTTTTGGCAACAATATTAAACACGCCGATTAAGAATATATCTGCCTgttacttacatacatatattttcggcataaagttaaaatacccttctcTCCTATGGGAAGTGGgtataactatttttttttctactttctAATAAAGGGCTGTgcatctcatagtcgagcactgTGTCATTATGTAATAttgctttctttattttcagAATGTACAGAATTTACAAAACTGAAAGATTTGTGTAAAGAGACAGGAATGGtcgcaaatggcaaaaaagtAGAGCCACACTCAATTCCGTTTATCGCTTCACTTCAAAGAAGAAAGAAATCGGATCTTAGTTGGGAATGGATATGCGGTGGGGCGTTGATTGACACAAAGTTTATTTTGACTGCAGCGCATTGTGTAGATGGTTTCGACAAAAACATAAAGTAAGTCTTTTAAGAATACAataattaagaatataataaaagttaatattaattttctagCGAGATGTCAGTTCTCTTGGGTGCCCAtaataaaacagaaataaataatactactcgatttaatgtaaaaaatataacaatacaTCCTAACTACACAAATGTAACAAGAACATTGAATGATATTGCTATATTGGAAATGGAAGGATCAGCAGATTTTAGCACGTTTAAAATTCGACCAGCTTGCTTGCCCACATCAAGTAGAGAGGATATCAAAGAATTTCGGAGTGCTGGTTTTGGTAGGACCAAAGAAGGGAAGGAATCAAGTGAATTGTTGCAAACAACTTTAACGACACGCGATATTAAAAAATGCCAGTTTACGACCTACACGAATTTGAATGAAACTCTTAATTTCTGTACAGGGCCAAAAAATGGTAAAACTGGCGGAGATGTTTGTCGTGGCGACTCTGGCGGTCCAATTTTTACCTTTGATCCTAATCATTCGAATTGCCTTTTTGCGGTCATGGGCGTCATTTCAAAGGGAAATAGTTGTGGCGCTAATGGTTCTAGTACTCTTCACACCAGAGTTTCATACTATCGCGAATGGATTGAGCAAATTGTTTGGCCAAATGACATagtaaacaataatatttaattaaacacttGTAACCaattatataacatataaatacTCTATGAATCTATAAATTTGGATATATTCAAATGTGTTATCGAGAATCGGTATTAAATCGTTATCGTTATgcctttttgtttattagccAGCACTAACAAACAATTGTTAAGCTAACTTAGCAGAATTTGCGgagaaaatatattgaaaaaaattgtgtgttTACCATGTGAAaacaaagttttgtttttgtttctttcgattgcaattaaaaagtgCGCTTGGTAATAATACAGGCAAAATCGGATAAACATACAAAGGATGTGCTGCAGTATAAAATCGATAACTCTGTTTCGGCATATTTGATGGCTGTGCGTGTATCTCCAGCGATATACTTAAGATGGCTGCCGAATATGTGTGTAATATCTCGCACTGTGAGATTGTCAAAGAGGATATGGAGGTGGTCATGAGACCCGAACGTGTCCTCGACATGTTTGACATTCTAGACCAGAGCAGCGAGCAAGTGAAATGCAATATGCTGCCCAGTCCATTATCGTTGCTGGcgcaaacaaaagtatttctttactaacttccacaatttttatctgatcggcaaccaaaatcaaaatccgcagctctagctttaaaattacggttgttattcgatttttgttgatttgcgggggcggaagtgggcgtgtcaaaaatttaaaacaaacttgatctgcgtgcaaacataaaaaatgctgtcgaaaaaaattatagctctatctcttatagtctctgagatccagtgtttcatacggacagacggacatggctagatcgtctcggctgttgatgctgattaagaatatattatatatactttatatggtcggagatgcctccttccactagttataatacccttctaccctatgggtagcgggaatAAAAACAGCACCGGTCATAGATTTCATagactttaaaaatatttcccgatatttatttgatatatttaaagattcCGTTGATTATAACCCAAAATAACAGAATCTCTTCGAACTATAGATTTCATTGCTCTACTCGGAagatatatattcttaaattatccCCTACATTTGACTAATTCTATAAAATTCTTCATATTTAAAACTGTTTAATGCgaaattgataaaaacaaaatggatgCTTTGTTTCAGCAATTTACAAGTCAAATGTAAAGTAAAGAATTGCACTTTAATGGAGCTAAAGGGGCGTGTGTTAATTCTTTATGGCACGCCTCTAGAAAAGTTGCAGCCTGGTTAAGTAAACTTTTTTGGTAGCTGGCCGGCAACTGAAGCAGTCGGAGTTTGGTTTCCGAATGGGAATGGCAATGGACATGGGTTAAGGGAGTTGATTTTCggggtatttttttttttttggagtttAGGGATTTCTGGGGAGGGATTAGGGGCGTAAAAACATGAAACGTGGCTGTCTGTGGCGCCGGCAGCTGCTCGCTGCTATCTGCAGCTGCGATTTATTAACAGTTAGCTGCCGTTGTTATTTTAGTTGTACTTATTGTAGTTGTtactcctgctgctgttgctgccgctgttgttattgttgttgttgcatttcgCAGCTAGCCGAAAATTTATGGCCTGCAGCCACATGATGAATGATtctgataataatattttgttattgctttttgcCTCGGTATgggttttttctgttttccttttcttttcggcgttttttttttttgtgtttcgttactgctgctgcagcaacttTTAGCTGCGTtttgttgccaattttttttttgtttccttctttttttttgggaagtCACCATGGAGCCATGGCTCAAGACCTTGTCCACAACTCTAGGGAGAGTTGGAGTAAGAAGAGGAATGGGAAGGGGGTTGGAAGAAGGGAGAAGAAGCTGCAGAGTTACTGCAAGTTGCCTCATGCTGTTAACCTAAAACATTTGGCGGACTAAAGAAAGCATAAACCAAAGTAATAAACTAAAGGTTGCCATAAGAAATTTGACAGTAAATTCTAAGGGTGCAAGTGAAAACATTCTCcataaatgtacatacatatttatagatCCAGCAATAGggaaacatattttttttatttccactGCGTATAAATCAACATCAAAATGCATCCATAGGACAGCTGTTCAATTATTTTGGGGTTCAAAAGAAGgttgaataaaaaaatcttGCAcataatagtaaaatattgtaaattgtatttggcTATTTTCAGGTAATTGCTACGCAAAAGAGAAatccaaatacaaattaaacacCCCATACATTGATTACTTTAAcctttttgttttcggttttctCTTAAATGTATCCCAATGTATCGTCAACAACTACATTcatagaaattcaattttaagtcTTGACACTAATTGCAGTgcaaatattatgtataaaattctatatttatacaacgtttttatacccgatattataactttgttctggcaggaaatatatgtaagagACAAAAGGTGGCGGCTCCGACtctatgaagtatatatattcttgatcagggtcaacagcacagacgatatagccaaatttatatttaagaaaaacttttgtatggtGAAAACGCCCTTTTACTAGgggttggtatatttaatttttgcggtatatttatttggtatatttgaaaattaataccgcaataacttgcttttattcaatttggGTATCTAATCTTTATCTCACAGTCTAGCACATTGGACTGTGACTTTCTTAATTGTTGGGTTATAAAATGTGTAATGAAaagtaattaacaaatttggtttttaaatattaaattattggtTTTATATCATAAATAAGGATGTTAGCATAATCAATAAAGGATGAAAAGGATGTTGTTTCgttaaaattataaagtttatttaaatataataatttacacAGGTTCGTAGGTTAACTTCTGCTCATTTCtgttggatttttttttttgtgatagcacattaattcaatttgaaaccattactttcatttaataatttttgctcACATTGTGTAACAGTGCATTTAGACGTAATggatattttgtatatttaaatatacgcatgtataagtatttaaattatgaataatatattacatttacaatatattacatatattatttacaatgcATCGCGAGGGAATGCACATAAAATGATGCTTGAAATTGTGAATTTTTGTATGAagattatagtatattattatgtattgtagcagtttaatatttttaggcAAACCAAAACTATGTTATTTGATAGAATTCCAACATACCCTGTATAAGATTAGTGTGCAATAAACACAAgaatttttacaaatattctGACCATAATAAATACGATCTCTGACTCACAAGGTAACTgggaattaatttatttatctaacACTATTCCGATTGATTGTAAGAGAGATTGAAAGAGTTTCATAGTAGAGTATCTATTAGTGTGACAcattattcatttgtttataagAATTCTGTGCGGGTTTATAAACTGCAAAAGTTTTCCATTTCTCATTTGGAATTCTGTGACGTTCcgaatatttgtttattgtgaTCCACGAGACTACCACAAAATCTAATTTCACAGCGAGAAaccataaaacaaataaaaccaGATGCCATAACTAATCCAACTCCAAAGAGGGAGCCGACTGGAGAAGGGAGAGAGGAGGAGACTTTAACACGTTAAAGCAGcgcaatgcaaacaacaattttttgacaaatttatgATGATGGAATTTTAAGTGATTTTTAACGAGCGAGGGTGGGATAAAAGTCTGtgaaacatatatatatatatatatactatatatgtagaataaatatacagtatatagATGCAAAGATTAGATCGCTTTGGAAGCATCTGCAATGCAACAACATCTACATCTACATTTACAACTACAATTACCgctggttgttgctgttgtctaaTAAAAGCCAAATTGCTTTGCTTAAATAAACAAGCTACAAGCTGTTGGCAAAGGGTTGCAGTCAGGTGCAGCTGCCGCTTCTGTGCTGATAGAGGGGGTGGAATAGGGAGGCAGACGGGCAGAAGGACCACTCAAAAGAGCAGCGaacatttatgaatttatgtttACAGCCAACAcccatttacacacacacccgtaaaaattgaacaaaaggCCCATTTAGCCCGCTGTTGCCAAATTGCCATCCTCAATAGCTAGCccaccctctctctctgtctccctgtCTCCCTCAGCCCCCGTCTTTATTCCCATGCAACGTCAACGCCAAGCGCCACCTGTGCGTCCAActgtaaaatttattgattcgAGCAAATAGGTTCGGTTCCGTTGTATGTAGTATCCACGAGAGCGTCGACTCcaatagccaacaacaactgtgaaTAACTAGCTATAATTAGAGAGCTCCCAAGCCGATGTGGCACACAGCTTAGCTCTAAATTAGCATACACAAATCTGCTATACCCTGCATCAGATTCAATACATAGTgcataacataataaatataatattgcatACAAtccatatttttatttattgctaaagaaaaaaatctctatacatatgttattttaaatagtaaataaatttcattaattcaaatcaaaattttttatcgTTCTCAGGAAGTATTCtgttataatttttgaatatgtGCAATTTGGGATATTTCTGATATgaagttaaatttaataaataattttggtTTTCAGTAAAAAATACTAGTGTACGGTGTCATCCTTTCATAAAGGTTCCAGgtagtaattaaataattacatataaCACATTCAGGGAATTTTTCCAAATTAATAATACGGATACTATTAATGGTTTGCTAATGCTTGCAGAATCGAGGTTTTagaaatgaattaatttaatgtccAATTACACAACAAATCCATCATTGCATCTTAGAACTGAACATTTGTTAGAGCGTTTGAAGTTTTAATAATCATAGccaagtttttattaattgaatatacatttactataaaaatggaatatcatttttttatattgaagtacatatatataagataAATGAacaatattcaacaaaatctTCCAAACCCCTTCAAATTTCCATTGAATTCAATAAACCCGATTGTTGTAGGGTATCGAATGTGGTAAGTACTTTTATTTCTCAATCTCAACAACGCACACACTCTCAGTGCGACTTCTTGCATGTACCTGATTGACATGCATTCtcattgaattattaattacgTAATGTGAAACCAATCAgctgcaatttgcatatgcaaTGAGCCTCACACGCGCATGCATCTACTCGTAAGGCTAATTATGCCCATATCCCATATCTAATATCACATATCCCACACGACCCCATCCATTATTTCACCTGCTATTCTTGGGTTAGACCCGGTGTCAAATCATCAATGAAAATTGCTCAAATTTGCATTGGATATTTGAGCTAATGCGATGTGGGCGAAGCAATTGATTGAGGTGgcattatattatacataatgCCAGACATTAAATGTATCAACCAAAGGTGTTAAGCAAAAACGAAGGGTGAACACTACAAAGAACTACAATATATAGAATCGATGCATAATATTTGTTagttattttcaatatacaattttcaataactCTCGTGGTTTGTGTGATGGAAATTCGCACACAATTTGTGATTGAAAGTGTTTTTAGCTATCCACAAAGACTACATACTATGTCTACATGCACAGCTCCGAACCCCATTCCAGAACCAATCCCAATTGCCATCGCAATGCCAATCCTTGTTgtatacacacaaacataatATGGACCACAGTAGCTGTACTCTAACTCTAACCCGAACCTCGTTGGGTTCTCTTTGGTCTCAGTAGGTGTGATGTTTGAACTACACTCGACTGGcgttactttactttactttactttccTTTACTTTGCTGATGCTTGCTTTCTCTATTTTACGGCCACTGTTTTTTGCTTCACTTGGCTGCAGCCATAAAGCACAGCACATCAGAGCACGGCCGTGGCTCATCCCTGACTGTGTTGACTGTGGTGTCCGGGTTACGGGCGAGAAGACGCAGTGCAGCACTTGGCGTAAAATAGACGGGAGCACAAAGCACTAACGCCAACGCAAgcgccaacaccaacaccaacaccaacgtcatcgtcattgccatcgccatcgccatcaccGACGCTAACGCCCCAACGTTGGTGTTATTAACATTTCTGTTGACATCCTTTGGGTTCcgttttccttcttttttttagagagtttccatttatttttccctctttttttgcactttttcaTATGTACTTAGACGCTTTCTTGACTCAATCTTTCATATacgaaacattttcattttgctgcaTGCATTAAGGAGTACAGTGGTgtcaaagcaaatatatttgcttcaacttattcaaaatttgtttatgatCCAATTTTTGAAATCATCACTTCAAGAAATGTAtgtgtttaattaatgaataGAATGAGCAGTGGAGAGTTTATTGACCACAGTAGAAGAAATTTTCTACAGCAGACTTGATGATAACAGCTTTACAATTTCATCGACATTAAGAGATGTTGAGTTTCTAAAATTCACACAAAAATTTagctttatttattctttttttttacccgCTACCTTTAGagtagaaggatattataactttgtgtctgtaggaaatgtatgtgacaggcagaagaaggcataaagtatatatattcttaatcactATCAACAGCTAAGACAAAATAGCCATGGCCTATAAGAGATTGagatacacatatttataaatcgaACAATAAGCTAATTTTGAAGCAAAAGTCACGAATTTCGGTatagacaataataactatattatGGAGTCCTGAACTTGATTGTGAGTATTTTAAGAAGTACCTCTGTATGGCAAATTATGCCTACTGCAATCGGGTCTGTTtcggctgacaatttggtatttggtatatttgggaTCTAGTACTTTagagatatataatatatatgttagtCGTTTGccgtatattatttggtatattttaaaattttaagaataatacggtactgttttgcttatattcaaaatgggaaGCTGACATCTTATTgtcgagctcactcgactttagcttatctacttgtttataattagattttatataatatatttttatgtaattttatttataataatgcaGCGTCACGTTTGTTCAATAATTGGATTATTGGAATTGTGTCATTGTTTGAGATTATCATTTATAAATCGATTAGCTGGGTAAAATCATGCGCCATAAATTGCGccacaaataaaacaatttcgtGTTTGACTGGCAAATTTTTCGGGAACCTAACTCAAAACATTTAGACGTTGCAAACTAGAATTACAGAATGGATCTGCTACGGCACTGTTGTGCTTTTTTGCTCATCATCAGCTCTGTTTACTCTGAGTATTTGATTCGTGTTAATCGTTTTGATTTTCGAACGGAGGACCACGAGCTAATCACCTCGGAGGGTTCCTTTGTTGAGCAAGTTGGCAATCGGAGCTATCTCTATGGCCACTTAATATTTAGTCGACCATTTGATGATATTCAGTTATTGACTACTATGGATATCCAACGTCAAAAAAATCAACGTATGCGTCTTTTCGAAAAGAAAATGGATGTCTGCTCTTTTTTTGGCAACCATTATCGCAGCAAGTTTGTTCGACAGCTTCACCACAATTACATGTCATTTATAAATGAGAAACCAAAGTGTCCCCCTAAGAGCGGTGAGTATTCCATGAGTAGCTTCCTCTGATTTTAACCCATTTTTTCGTTCTATCTTAGAACTTTAATTATTCGCTATATGGAGCATATGTGGATGACAGTTATCTACCAGAATTCATACCTGAATGTCGTTTCTTCATGAAGTTAGAGTTTAGTCACAAGACCAAACGCATTGCGAATATGATTTTCAATGGAGAATTAGGTCCTGTGCATAACAAAGCTACAGCTGCTAAAAAGAAGGATTAAGCTTAAGACAATGAGACCTTTTAAAATGCGGAaaatgtacttttatttttaatttaattgtctTGACTTGTCaactaaaagtaaaaacatttttataatttatcagattttacaaaaaatacaaatttgaatttcttattgtgaatttcatattagtgatttatttatttatttaacttcaTAATATAATACGATAGTAATATCTACATATTCCATCTCATCTTGAACTAGGAATATATAGTTCTTAAATAAAGCGACATTTCGGCAACAAAGTTTTCGTACCAAAGGTAATTactatattttgttgaataaaaataattatgtcaTTGTAGTTAATTATTGATATTTCTAAAcaatatgtactatatatatttgatatttttagaaacaattgtaaaatatGCCATTAATTCCATTTATACGGAAACAAATTCTTAATTGGAAAAATATACATGCAAAATCTATATTTGATTATTCAATAATCATTGAATATCCATTTCAATCAGATAGTTTTACTGCTAAATTTAACTCATTAGTAGAAGTCATTAACTTTTGTTATTAGCTAAAGCACTAAAGTTTCAATGGTATAAGAATTTTCAAAGCTCATCTATCGGCATGTCAGGTTGGTTCTGGTTGTGCACTTTTTTAGGATTAGTCGCCCTGGATGTGGATGGAAAATCCGATGTACGCAATTATTGGGTTATTATCGAAAAAATTACTCTTAAACGCATAGCGAAGGAATACGTTAATGATATAAACTGTGTGTTGACACAAAGACACAATAACAGCGTCGTCGattgtaatttaattcttcaacgaaatgttaaaaatataaaaatggaGGTTTATTTAGATATGATGAGACCAAACACTCAGAATCTTCGTCTCTTCAATACCCAGCTAGAGGTATGTGAATTTTGGACATTAGCACACAAGAATCCTTTGCTAAATATATTGACAAGCACTTTTACTCGGGTAATAGATTCCAATATAAAGTGCCCGTTAAAAGCGGTAAGATATTTGtaaaatagataaatagaaatatattaaatgaaagaCCAACTTTTTTTACTTCAGCACTTTAACTATTCATTTAGTAACTGGCAACTGAAGGAAGGAGATTTGCCAAGTTATTTGCCCGACTGTCAATTAAGGTCCATAAGCAAATTCTTTACGAATAATCAATTAGTTTTAATCTCAAATGTTTTGGCAAAAGTTGTAcgtaaaaaataaagttttaatttataatactaaattactttaataaaaaatgataactaaataatgataatgaaaagtttaacattttctattgagtcaatttaataactttgttattttttgcataCTTGACCCGCAGCCTTGGCTACGCATCATAGAATAGTAAAGAGGATATGTATGTTAGTTTCTTGGATTATATCGGAAAGTTCTCGTTGTACACACTCTTTGGATTTCTATCGTTTAccatattgaaaatatgtataatgattcatgttaatatttatttcatttttactttACAGTAATTTTCTTCGAAAGCcgttaatttattaatattttgataagTGAACTTGTATTCTCaattaacaatatttgatTGTTAAAAGAGTATACCCAGTATTTAGTTGTAATTATTAGCATCATATATCGATTTTGAATTGGAAAAGAAGAATAAGTATCCTAATTTGCCATAAACTTCGAAATAATTACtgttattcaatttcaatcatTCGAAATAGTATCTAATTTGTATGACATGCGTTTTGTtgtgaaatttgattttagtaaatttgaaatttcatcaGTTAGTCATCAGAAGCTCATTAAGCTTATTTAGAGCTCTGTTGTCGCCATGACTAgattattattcttttgtcTTTGGCTGTGTATTCCCTTGGGAATCGCAGGAAAGATAAAATAACGTAATTTTCGA comes from the Drosophila sulfurigaster albostrigata strain 15112-1811.04 chromosome 2L, ASM2355843v2, whole genome shotgun sequence genome and includes:
- the LOC133845511 gene encoding melanization protease 1-like, translated to MVANGKKVEPHSIPFIASLQRRKKSDLSWEWICGGALIDTKFILTAAHCVDGFDKNINEMSVLLGAHNKTEINNTTRFNVKNITIHPNYTNVTRTLNDIAILEMEGSADFSTFKIRPACLPTSSREDIKEFRSAGFGRTKEGKESSELLQTTLTTRDIKKCQFTTYTNLNETLNFCTGPKNGKTGGDVCRGDSGGPIFTFDPNHSNCLFAVMGVISKGNSCGANGSSTLHTRVSYYREWIEQIVWPNDIVNNNI